In Deinococcus budaensis, the genomic window TCATGATGTCCACCAGACGGTTGTGGGTGCGGATTTCGAAGTGCTCACGGCTGTCTTTGTACTTGAACGGCGAGCGCAGCACGGTAAAGCGGCGGATGCGGGTGGGGAGCGGCACCGGACCGCTCACGTCCGCCCCGGTGCGCCGGACCGTGTCCACGATCTTGCTCGCGGACTGGTCCAGCGCCTTGTGGTCAAAGCCACGCAGTTTGATACGGATT contains:
- the rpsJ gene encoding 30S ribosomal protein S10, translating into MVAPKIRIKLRGFDHKALDQSASKIVDTVRRTGADVSGPVPLPTRIRRFTVLRSPFKYKDSREHFEIRTHNRLVDIMNPTKKTIDSLMTLDLPTGVDIEIKTVGGRA